From Nitrospirota bacterium, a single genomic window includes:
- a CDS encoding type II toxin-antitoxin system VapC family toxin, whose product MRKYLLDTNIISYYLKGIENFKEKISGNIDLLSIPIISYYEIVSGLQSIDANKRIAEFEKFCELIDIINLDKASISASCKIYASLKKSGRLIDDIDILIAGIALSNNFVMVTDNIEHFGRIEGLKVENWKN is encoded by the coding sequence GTGAGAAAATATCTGTTAGATACTAATATCATCTCTTACTACCTCAAAGGTATTGAAAATTTCAAAGAAAAAATCTCTGGCAATATTGATCTGCTTTCCATTCCCATTATTTCTTACTATGAAATTGTCAGTGGACTTCAAAGCATTGATGCAAATAAAAGAATTGCTGAATTTGAGAAATTTTGTGAACTCATAGATATTATAAATCTCGATAAGGCGAGCATTTCAGCCTCCTGTAAAATTTATGCTTCGCTTAAAAAATCAGGGAGACTCATTGATGACATAGATATATTGATTGCAGGCATTGCCTTATCAAATAATTTTGTCATGGTTACTGATAATATTGAGCATTTTGGACGAATCGAAGGACTAAAAGTAGAAAACTGGAAGAATTAG